The following proteins are co-located in the Microplitis demolitor isolate Queensland-Clemson2020A chromosome 3, iyMicDemo2.1a, whole genome shotgun sequence genome:
- the LOC103576240 gene encoding uncharacterized protein LOC103576240 — translation MNPKRAKLTVTECKFQFTIEDVSKLRDTVTSPPCFIQHLPWNIIVKPEYETKTERRPLGLSIICEGNNAKKWSCLADVEFSLYSSKKNRKPFSRQLQQVFTRDNCSAGFTNFITWHDLVDSRKSYVTNNSIIFEVCVTPNVVDNATDELNKSLTEVRFRHTYKNILNMQEPFLLGPFTACDLSWKILVKPPSVILPVEPQAIGLFLQCNSEVYSDTWKCYAKAELGICSTKQKDECAILRSIEHEFSGNSNTSGWKNLVLWKDLLNENEDYIENDTITVQAHVSPAEFDLRAYLSVREGTFWYTVENISKVTVPQSSPAYIIGNLPWRIRVTPIKNSDGQLSLGYFLNCNETNNSSNWSCNADAELRIRSCEDDKKSYVRKLYSRLYAAGRDSWGTKYFIAWEDLLNPSKGFIKNDCVTFEAYIKILD, via the exons ATGAatccaa aGAGGGCTAAACTCACAGTAACTGAATGTAAATTTCAGTTCACAATAGAGGATGTTTCTAAACTAAGAGACACCGTAACATCGCCCCCATGTTTCATCCAGCACTTGCCCTGGAACATAATCGTCAAGCCAGAGTATGAAACGAAGACCGAAAGACGGCCTCTGGGTCTGTCTATTATTTGCGAGGGGAACAATGCAAAAAAATGGTCTTGTCTCGCTGATGTTGAGTTCAGTTTGTATTCCAGTAAAAAGAACCGAAAACCATTCTCTCGAc aactCCAGCAAGTTTTTACTAGAGACAATTGTTCTGCAGGATtcacaaattttataacttggcATGATTTAGTTGATTCGAGAAAAAGTTACGTCACGaacaattcaattatttttgaagtttGTGTGACACCAAATGTAGTTGATAATGCTACTGATGAAT tgaaCAAGTCCCTGACAGAAGTAAGATTTCGAcacacatataaaaatattttaaatatgcaaGAACCTTTTCTGCTAGGACCATTTACTGCCTGTGATTTATCATggaaaatattagtaaaaCCCCCATCAGTTATATTACCAGTAGAACCCCAAGCTATTGGATTATTTCTGCAATGCAACAGTGAAGTTTATTCAGACACATGGAAGTGTTATGCTAAAGCAGAACTGGGTATATGTTCTACAAAACAAAAAGACGAATGCGCGATTTTACGat CAATCGAACATGAGTTTTCGGGCAACAGCAACACTTCAGGTTGGAAGAATTTAGTTTTGTGGAAAgatttattgaatgaaaacGAAGATTACATAGAAAATGATACCATCACTGTccag gcTCATGTTTCCCCGGCAGAGTTTGACTTGCGTG CATACTTGAGCGTACGCGAAGGAACATTTTGGTATACCGtagaaaatatatcaaaagtAACTGTCCCTCAGTCATCACCGGCTTATATAATCGGAAATTTACCTTGGAGAATAAGGGTAACACCAATTAAGAACAGCGATGGACAACTGTCCCTTggttactttttaaattgcaaTGAGACAAATAATTCATCTAATTGGAGTTGTAATGCAGATGCTGAATTACGCATCCGCTCTTGTGAGGATGACAAGAAGTCTTACGTCCGAA AATTGTACTCTAGACTTTACGCAGCGGGCCGAGACAGCTGGGGAACTAAATACTTTATAGCATGGGAAGATCTATTAAATCCCAGTAAGGGGTTCATTAAAAACGATTGTGTCACGTTTGAA
- the LOC103576241 gene encoding alkaline ceramidase: protein MWEPFEPGSSPVDWCEGNYKISPSIAEFMNTFSNVVFVLLPPILMHLFKDYGRFVNPAIHIIWFLLMVVGISSAYFHATLSLIGQLLDELAILWVYMAGLCMFFPRRHLPNIFRNNRKLFSLFIILPTLIATGLSVIHPAINAFALMCLAIPAFGLMIVELKRTKSMRVYRLGVRCGAVWILAVVCWLNDRLFCDTWMNLNFPYLHALWHLLIFIASYTATVLFAYFSVKDERPQQSPVLRYWPRNDFELGIPYVTIKCYTRIDDNTNI from the exons ATGTGGGAACCTTTTGAACCAGGAAGTTCACCAGTTGATTGGTGTGAgggaaattataaaatttctccaAGCATTGCTGAGTTTATGAATAcg ttcaGCAATGTCGTATTTGTGTTACTACCGCCAATTTTAatgcatttatttaaagattatGGAAGATTTGTCAATCCAGCAATACATATCATCTGGTTCTTATTAATGGTTGTTGGTATCAGCAGTGCGTATTTTCATGCAACATTGTCATTAAtag gacAACTATTGGATGAGTTGGCGATATTATGGGTTTATATGGCAGGACTTTGTATGTTTTTTCCACGCAGACATTTGCCAAATATATTTCGCAATAACAGAAAATTATTCTCACTGTTTATAATATTGCCAACATTAATAGCCACTGGTTTATCAGTAATCCATCCCGCAATAAATGCGTTTGCTCTGATGTGTCTGGCTATTCCTGCATTTGGTTTAATGATTGTTGAACTCAAAAG GACTAAATCAATGCGGGTGTATAGATTAGGTGTACGATGTGGAGCAGTTTGGATCCTTGCTGTCGTTTGTTGGCTCAATGATCGTCTATTTTGTGACACTtggatgaatttaaattttccgtaTCTGCATGCTCTGTGgcatttgttaatttttattgcaagtTATACGGCGACTGTACTGTTTGCTTATTTTTCAGTGAAAGACGAACGTCCTCAGCAATCTCCCGTATTAAGATACTGGCCGAGAAATGATTTTGAACTTGGCATTCCTTATGTTACAATTAAATGTTACACTAGAATTGACGATAATAccaatatctaa